Proteins encoded in a region of the Antedon mediterranea chromosome 2, ecAntMedi1.1, whole genome shotgun sequence genome:
- the LOC140040276 gene encoding uncharacterized protein translates to MSTERFSEVTRVSSCPQRICHIRPCMVTSNGGTQRHQRSAEGSKPSKVIGNGHLRPIHTWFSIAGKKSGVNDGWSSNQSSRWATRQAELRIRNRTVTPSKNTERVHTLEESIKLTSDNRQPIDDDHEKKLNVSENTRQKYDHVTKRKIPVQQEKQFRKAHHKKVKTLVSVYMNESAKIKRHERLLSKLEDIQITEAKTEHEQALQKEESRQHNWKRQVVNLRKIRQRFDDEQTVRFQKQFVSWKSVEKYRYNQSSSGLPDVLPTFPSDEGARSANQKLYFNPIAREKLRERNKKRYENILDPNINRKRTDIKQPLPKAEAKNNLVLEDAEQVLFNAEMDLTSSSD, encoded by the exons ATGTCTACTGAGCGGTTCTCAGAGGTAACCCGTGTTAGTAGTTGTCCACAACGTATATGTCATATTAGGCCCTGCATGGTGACATCTAATGGTGGTACACAGAGGCATCAACGTTCTGCAGAAGGGTCAAAACCCTCTAAAGTTATTGGAAATGGTCATCTACGACCAATACATACTTGGTTCTCTATAGCAG GTAAGAAGTCTGGTGTAAATGATGGGTGGAGTTCCAACCAAAGTAGCAGATGGGCGACAAGGCAGGCAGAGTTACGAATACGAAACAGGACGGTAACACCATCAAAAAATACGGAAAG AGTACACACTCTTGAAGAAAGCATAAAGCTTACATCAGATAATAGACAGCCTATTGACGACGACCATGAAAAGAAGTTGAACGTTTCAGAAAATACTAGACAAAAGTACGATCATGTGACCAAAAGAAAAATACCTGttcaacaagaaaaacaatttcGGAAAGCACACCATAAGAAAGTGAAGACATTAGTGTCCGTTTATATGAACGAAAGTGCAAAAATAAAGCGACATGAACGACTTCTAAGCAAACTAGAAGATATTCAGATTACCGAGGCAAAAACAGAACACGAGCAAGCTCTTCAGAAGGAAGAATCACGTCAACACAATTGGAAACGTCAAGTGgtaaatttaagaaaaatcCGCCAGAGATTTGACGACGAGCAGACAGTAAGATTTCAGAAACAGTTTGTAAGTTGGAAAAGTGTTGAGAAATATCGTTATAATCAAAGTAGTAGCGGGCTCCCGGATGTCCTTCCAACTTTCCCATCGGACGAGGGCGCAAGAAGTGCCAACCAGAAACTCTATTTCAATCCGATTGCGAGAGAAAAACTTCGTGAGAGAAACAAAAAAAGATATGAGAACATTTTAGACCCTAATATCAACAGAAAGAGGACAGATATTAAGCAACCTTTGCCAAAAGCAGAAGCAAAGAATAATCTAGTATTAGAAGATGCAGAACAGGTGCTGTTTAACGCAG AAATGGACCTTACGTCATCTTCTGATTGA